From the genome of Saccopteryx bilineata isolate mSacBil1 chromosome 6, mSacBil1_pri_phased_curated, whole genome shotgun sequence, one region includes:
- the PIGT gene encoding GPI transamidase component PIG-T isoform X1 has protein sequence MAAAVPLCLVVLLLLGLGSWGYAEPPRDSLREELVITPLPSGDVAATFQFRTRWDSDLQQEEVSHYRLFPKALGQLISKYSLRELHLSLTQGFWRTRYWGPPFLQAPSGAELWVWFQDTITDVDESWKELSNVLSGIFCASLNFIDSTNTVTPTASFKPLGLANGTDHFFLRYAVLPREVVCTENLTPWKKLLPCSSKAGLSMLLKADRLFHTSYHSQAVHIRPVCRNAVCTSVSWELRQTLSVVFDAFVTGQGKKDWSLFRMFSRTLTEPCPLASESRVYVDITSYRQDNETLEVNPPPLTTYQDVILGTRKTYAVYDLLDTAVVNSSRNLNLQLKWKKPPENEAPPVPFLHTQRYVSGYGLQAGELSTLLHNTHPYRAFPVLLLDTVPWYLRLYVHTLSITSKGKENKPSYIHYQPAQDRLQPHLLEMLIQLPANSVTKVSIQFERALLKWTEYTPDPNHGFYVSPSVLSALVPSLVAAKPVDWEESPLFNSLFPVSDSSSYFVRLYTEPLLVSLPTPDFSMPYNVICLTCTVVAVCYGSFYNLLTRTFYIEEPKTGGLVKKLANLIRRARGVPPL, from the exons ATGGCGGCGGCAGTGCCGCTCTGCCTGGTTGTGCTGCTGCTTCTGGGGCTGGGCAGCTGGGGCTATGCAGAACCCCCACGCGACAGCCTGCGGGAGGAGCTCGTCATCACCCCGCTACCTTCTGGAGATGTAGCCGCCACATTCCAGTTCCGCACGCGCTGGGATTCGGACCTGCAGCAGGAAGAAG tTTCTCATTATAGGCTCTTCCCCAAAGCCCTGGGGCAGTTGATCTCCAAGTATTCTCTCAGGGAGCTGCACCTGTCACTCACGCAAGGCTTTTGGAGGACTCGGTACTGGGGGCCACCCTTCCTGCAGGCCCCATCAGGTGCAGAGCTCTGGGTCTGGTTCCAAGACACCATCACTGA CGTGGATGAATCTTGGAAGGAGCTCAGTAACGTCCTCTCAGGGATCTTCTGCGCCTCTCTCAACTTCATCGACTCCACCAACACGGTCACTCCCACAGCCTCCTTCAAACCCCTGGGGCTGGCCAACG GCACTGACCACTTTTTCCTGCGCTATGCTGTGCTGCCACGGGAGGTTGTCTGCACTGAGAACCTCACCCCGTGGAAGAAGCTCTTACCCTGCAGTTCCAAG GCAGGCCTCTCTATGCTGCTGAAGGCTGACCGCTTGTTCCACACTAGCTACCACTCCCAAGCAGTGCATATCCGCCCTGTTTGCAGA AATGCTGTCTGTACCAGCGTCTCCTGGGAGCTGAGGCAGACCCTTTCCGTTGTGTTCGATGCCTTCGTCACGGGGCAGGGGAAGAAAG ACTGGTCCCTCTTCCGGATGTTCTCCCGAACCCTCACGGAACCCTGCCCCCTGGCTTCAGAGAGCCGAGTCTATGTGGACATCACCAGCTACCGCCAG GACAATGAGACATTGGAGGTGAACCCGCCCCCACTCACCACGTACCAGGACGTCATTCTGGGTACCCGGAAGACCTATGCTGTCTATGACTTGCTCGACACGGCTGTGGTAAACAGCTCCCGCAACCTCAACCTCCAGCTCAAGTGGAAGAAACCCCCGGAGAACG AGGCCCCGCCGGTGCCCTTCCTGCACACGCAGCGGTACGTGAGCGGCTACGGGCTGCAGGCCGGGGAGCTCAGCACGCTGCTGCACAACACCCACCCGTACCGGGCCTTCCCCGTGCTGCTCCTGGACACCGTGCCCTGGTACCTGCGGCTGTACGTGCACACCCTCTCCATCACCTCCAAGGGCAAGGAGAACAAACCGA GTTACATCCACTACCAGCCTGCCCAGGACCGGCTGCAGCCCCACCTCCTGGAGATGCTGATTCAGCTGCCAGCCAACTCTGTCACCAAGGTCTCCATCCAGTTTGAGCGGGCGCTGCTCAAGTGGACCGAGTACACCCCGGACCCCAACCACGGCTTTTATGTCAG CCCGTCAGTCCTCAGTGCCCTCGTGCCCAGCCTGGTGGCCGCCAAACCCGTGGACTGGGAGGAGAGTCCCCTCTTCAACAGCCT GTTCCCGGTCTCCGATAGTTCTAGCTACTTTGTGCGGCTCTACACCGAGCCGCTGCTGGTGAGCCTGCCGACGCCGGACTTCAGCATGCCCTACAATGTCATCTGCCTGACGTGCACGGTGGTGGCCGTGTGCTATGGCTCCTTCTACAATCTCCTCACCCGCACCTTCTACATTGAGGAGCCCAAGACCGGCGGCCTGGTCAAGAAGCTGGCCAACCTCATCCGGCGTGCCCGTGGTGTGCCCCCGCTCTGA
- the PIGT gene encoding GPI transamidase component PIG-T isoform X2, whose product MAAAVPLCLVVLLLLGLGSWGYAEPPRDSLREELVITPLPSGDVAATFQFRTRWDSDLQQEEVSHYRLFPKALGQLISKYSLRELHLSLTQGFWRTRYWGPPFLQAPSGAELWVWFQDTITDVDESWKELSNVLSGIFCASLNFIDSTNTVTPTASFKPLGLANGTDHFFLRYAVLPREVVCTENLTPWKKLLPCSSKAGLSMLLKADRLFHTSYHSQAVHIRPVCRNAVCTSVSWELRQTLSVVFDAFVTGQGKKDWSLFRMFSRTLTEPCPLASESRVYVDITSYRQDNETLEVNPPPLTTYQDVILGTRKTYAVYDLLDTAVVNSSRNLNLQLKWKKPPENGYIHYQPAQDRLQPHLLEMLIQLPANSVTKVSIQFERALLKWTEYTPDPNHGFYVSPSVLSALVPSLVAAKPVDWEESPLFNSLFPVSDSSSYFVRLYTEPLLVSLPTPDFSMPYNVICLTCTVVAVCYGSFYNLLTRTFYIEEPKTGGLVKKLANLIRRARGVPPL is encoded by the exons ATGGCGGCGGCAGTGCCGCTCTGCCTGGTTGTGCTGCTGCTTCTGGGGCTGGGCAGCTGGGGCTATGCAGAACCCCCACGCGACAGCCTGCGGGAGGAGCTCGTCATCACCCCGCTACCTTCTGGAGATGTAGCCGCCACATTCCAGTTCCGCACGCGCTGGGATTCGGACCTGCAGCAGGAAGAAG tTTCTCATTATAGGCTCTTCCCCAAAGCCCTGGGGCAGTTGATCTCCAAGTATTCTCTCAGGGAGCTGCACCTGTCACTCACGCAAGGCTTTTGGAGGACTCGGTACTGGGGGCCACCCTTCCTGCAGGCCCCATCAGGTGCAGAGCTCTGGGTCTGGTTCCAAGACACCATCACTGA CGTGGATGAATCTTGGAAGGAGCTCAGTAACGTCCTCTCAGGGATCTTCTGCGCCTCTCTCAACTTCATCGACTCCACCAACACGGTCACTCCCACAGCCTCCTTCAAACCCCTGGGGCTGGCCAACG GCACTGACCACTTTTTCCTGCGCTATGCTGTGCTGCCACGGGAGGTTGTCTGCACTGAGAACCTCACCCCGTGGAAGAAGCTCTTACCCTGCAGTTCCAAG GCAGGCCTCTCTATGCTGCTGAAGGCTGACCGCTTGTTCCACACTAGCTACCACTCCCAAGCAGTGCATATCCGCCCTGTTTGCAGA AATGCTGTCTGTACCAGCGTCTCCTGGGAGCTGAGGCAGACCCTTTCCGTTGTGTTCGATGCCTTCGTCACGGGGCAGGGGAAGAAAG ACTGGTCCCTCTTCCGGATGTTCTCCCGAACCCTCACGGAACCCTGCCCCCTGGCTTCAGAGAGCCGAGTCTATGTGGACATCACCAGCTACCGCCAG GACAATGAGACATTGGAGGTGAACCCGCCCCCACTCACCACGTACCAGGACGTCATTCTGGGTACCCGGAAGACCTATGCTGTCTATGACTTGCTCGACACGGCTGTGGTAAACAGCTCCCGCAACCTCAACCTCCAGCTCAAGTGGAAGAAACCCCCGGAGAACG GTTACATCCACTACCAGCCTGCCCAGGACCGGCTGCAGCCCCACCTCCTGGAGATGCTGATTCAGCTGCCAGCCAACTCTGTCACCAAGGTCTCCATCCAGTTTGAGCGGGCGCTGCTCAAGTGGACCGAGTACACCCCGGACCCCAACCACGGCTTTTATGTCAG CCCGTCAGTCCTCAGTGCCCTCGTGCCCAGCCTGGTGGCCGCCAAACCCGTGGACTGGGAGGAGAGTCCCCTCTTCAACAGCCT GTTCCCGGTCTCCGATAGTTCTAGCTACTTTGTGCGGCTCTACACCGAGCCGCTGCTGGTGAGCCTGCCGACGCCGGACTTCAGCATGCCCTACAATGTCATCTGCCTGACGTGCACGGTGGTGGCCGTGTGCTATGGCTCCTTCTACAATCTCCTCACCCGCACCTTCTACATTGAGGAGCCCAAGACCGGCGGCCTGGTCAAGAAGCTGGCCAACCTCATCCGGCGTGCCCGTGGTGTGCCCCCGCTCTGA